The DNA window AAACTTCttaatcaaaacaaaattaaagaaaattagagATGTGTCCATCTTTATATACAAAatgtaatatttaatttttttattttgataatttttttattgcacACAATGAGCACTCTTTGACAATTGCAACTTAATAAATGACATTAAATTGACTAATTGtgctacaagaaaaataaaaaacttaatgCATGAGCATGTTGTTAGACCGCTATAATTTTTGtgcatttaatttcaaaataaataaggaTATTTACAAAATGTAccagttatatttttatatatgctTCAATGAAATTAAGTTTGACAAATATCATACGTATTTTAACTTTATTGTTTTTAGTAGAgcgtttttgtattttttaagaaaaattctttGCAGCAATAATCTTTGCTTATTCCAAACATACTATCAGTGAGTcttttaaaatttcatattttatgattaaaaaaaaattatgtaatcTGAACAATtccacttttaaaattttatctatgAAGGGTAAGAGTTGTGTAAGACCTGAAAAAATATTAacgaattaattatataataaaaattgagtTAATAGGGTTTAAACCGCCcattttggattaaaaatctaaatttcataatttaaaaatttacaaataaaatttgaattcagaAAATTATTTGGagcacaaaaatataattatttatgaaaaaatacgTATCGACGTTATAATTAACTGTACACGCTTAGAACTGTTCGGTATTGTatatcagaaaaataaaaatgaaaaaataatcagaaaaatatttagaatacaaattaaaacacttatttttaaaattttgactcCAGGTAAGGCCAATGGACAAAAGGACGAAAATGTCCcacttaaaatattaatttcatttatttttcccAAAATGAGAGAGAGGGGGCTCGAGcttgagagaagagaagaaagaaaatccCAAATTTCATTATTCACTATTTCATTCAAAtccattttttttcacaaaccGGAGTTCTGATCGATAATCCGTTTGCAGCTATGTGTTGCTCTCAACTCCATCTATATTTTTATACCCCTTTTGTGGTGAGTAATCGTGAAAACTCTATCccattcttctattttttttattgattttgcaTTTTGGGTAGTGTGCCTGttgaatttgttattttgaTGCTTTAGAGGAAGCTCAAACTCACATTCTAGTGGAGTTTCAACCCATGCTCATGtagaataagatgagaaaatTCTTTTCCTCTACTTTTCtcaatttaaaattagtatGAACAATgtgaaatttgaataaaattaaattgaatagaGTTACTTGAGTGCTTTGCTTGGTTAGTATTGATTAAATCTTGGATTAATTGAGGGCTGGATCGGTCGGAGAAAAAAGTCCAAGAGGTTGGGACCGCTGTCAACTAAGGTACAGGTTTCAGTTTTGGATAAGTACTATATAATGTTATGTGAAAATCTAGAATAGTTGAGTTTAAGATATTGTTAGATTGAGGTTGTTGATATTAATGGTTTAGCATGAATATGTTAAATTGGATGATTGTTTGAATGTTGAATGAAAATAGCCGGAGGCCTtgatttagtatatatatatattgatgggGCAAATGTAACTATTAGGATGGTATAATTGTTGAATGGTATGTTTGTCAATTATTTAGAATGAGACTTATGATGGTCATtagtttaatttgttaaaaatgatATTGGTAGTGGCTAATTGCCTAAGTTGTTAGAAATGAACTTTGGTAATGGATATTGAATATGTACGTGAGtaattattgttgattgttgagaaAATTGTGAGTTAGTTGaagaaaaatttaatgataatttgTGTGAAAATTTAGTGTTTGATGAGTTGTTGGAGTGTGAAAGATGAATGTCTTTTAGGCTTTGGACTTGGATGAGGCTTATTTTATATTGGTTTCAAAAGATGAGGATTTGAGAAATGGTAATTTTGAATGATGCAGAAAATTTGAGTAAATTGGTAATTTCGGTCATCTTTGGATAGCTATAACTTGGCACTCAAAATTtggaaataaataatatttattttgaattaaaattgggAATGTCTACTTTAAGGCCTTCAAAGAATAAaggaaaaatgttttttttatagaaaaaacaATGGGTATTTGAAAATTGATGGTTAAAGTTGAATTATGTAGATTCTGCAGAGTTAATGGCCGAATCAAGTTCCCTGTGTACGCACGTATGCTGCGTACGCATCATTACACTTTCGTGCGTACATACGATTCCTGCTTACGCACCATCCACACACCCTCAAGGGAATGAATCAGGttccgtgcgtacgcacaattatgctgattttttttaaaatgttatttttgaaTTGTTAAGCCTTTCTGGCAAGTTTGTAACCCCTGTAACCTCCGTATGAATTCTAAAATCTTATTATAGGCTTTGAATATGCTGGGGGTTGATATAGTGGATTGAATTGAATAATTCCCTAATAAAATCTTGAAAAATGAAATGTTTTAAATGTTGTGGGGATGGTGGTTGTAACACTCTGTTACCCTAATCCTTACCTTTAGCCGTAAAGCGAAGGATAACAAGGTGTCACAATAGTTTTAAAGctcatatattaataaatatagaagGAAATAGTAATACTAGGAGCCCGATGAAAGGATAAAGTTCAAAATCGCATAAGCGAATTTACAAAGCACGAAAGCGTTAACACACAACAACTAAGAGCGTAAAGGCACAAGATACAACATGAgacttaatatatatatatatatatgggtcTGTCTTTAGTAAGCTCAAGTCTTTTGAGCTTTTCTAATAGAcacaaaatacaaattataaatataccCCACATGGgggtttaataataataataactttttaTGTTTAccatacatattttttaaatttaactaataaaactcttaaTTCACCACACTCCAAATTCAGCCCCACCCCCAAACTTACCATACGGTACCCTAATTCCCAATTCCTTTTCCCCTGTTTACTCATCCGTCGCCGCCACCTGCTCTACTCTCCGCTGGTCTCAGCATTCGCTGTTGTCCTTCAGCCGAGCCGTCGCTGTTGCTGTCCAATCCATTTTCCAGCGTCGTTCGTAGGCTCTCCCTCCCCgtctcctcttctctcttctctcttctctctcctctcttctctcgTCGAGTGGTTGTCAGCGCTGTGGTGCTCCATCTCCCCCTGCATCCTCCACTTCCAGAGTAACAATGGAGCCTCAGACTCAGGTATGAAGTTACCTcatgatttaattttcttttttttccttttatgttCTTGTTGTATTCCTCCACTCCCTTGTATGAATCTGTTGTATTGCTTCCTTTCGTTgatttcattcaatttttttgttctatttatTTGTTCTGATTCAGGGGTTGTAGGCAAACTCTGATGTTCTATTTTTTAGTTAACCTGTTCTTATATTCTGTCTTTGAGTAACCAATGTTTAGTTAGTTATGcaatttgcattaaaagaaGAATGCCAAACTATTTATAGATGATTCTTTTTTAATGAAATGAGTAAAAGAAAATAGTTCATCTAGATCATGATTTTTCTTATGCCAAACTATTTATAGAAGTATTGAACAAGTTATGAGTTCTAGCTATTTGATGTTgtgttttttctttcattacttTTGGAGGCTACAACAGCGGAGTTGTTGAGTTTAGATTGAAAATTGCTCTACTGTTTGTTTACATTTATGGTTCTATTATGAGTTTAACAACTGACTCAAGAAAACTTTTGAATGCTTGTTGACTAGTGTTACATTATGTTTGAGAACATGTGCGGTAGTGAAATGAAATGACTATGTCActatgaaataagaaaaattacctAAATTCTGATACATGattatatatcatatttatTAGGCACATGCATATATATGCCCTTGtcttttaatttggattttagTAGTATCATTTTGCTTAAAGCTTATTATGAACTGTTGCATTTTATTGGTTGACTAAGCAAGTGCCTGTAAAGTGAGTGTTTTAGATTTGAGTAATGTTAGAAAATCAGCTTCTTTCACAGTAGTGCAAAATTAAGCAAATTACTTATTGCAAATTAATTTTCCTACACTTTTTAGCAGTTTCTGAAGAGTATCACATCCTTTAAGATTTGAAGTTTGCCAATTAAGCAAATTAGTTATTGCAGAAAGCAAATTAGTTATTACAGGTTAAGGTACCTTAGCTGATAAGTGTTGTTTGGATTGATACCCTTTCATGTTTGTTTTAAGATTAGCCATGAATATTTATGCTAAGGGAGGGAGATAGATAATGTACTTTAAATAGGTGGAGCTTCTAAGGTGTAATTTGGAAACTTGGTTGTGTCTATCTCTTGTTTAATTTGAAATGATCCTGTAAAAATGCTGTATCGTAATCCCTCTTGTTCAcagtattgttgttgttggtggtAGTGGTTTTCATTGGTGGAAATCATAACTTgcattgataataataatagtcaTCCTCTTTTTTGACTCGTGCCCATGTTCGCTGTTTCTGTTCCAAATGGCCAAGTCAGTGAGTCGCTTCTTATTTTTTACCACTGGGGGAAATATTTATGTGGaagtgatgccagggcatcttagccagtttcactgaccttttctttactgtttttaaggtagtttcatgtatttctttaggaaataagctagttttgggtagatattcacttacaccttgattcaagcatacattgtgaattttacatgattttcaTGAagattttgcatgagtttagtAACAAATTGTATgatgcattacccatgacttggactagaactttgatgcactctattgcttgatttcaggaccaaaggaagcaaggaagaaccacttagcagtcacgttaatctaattaacgttaccactaacgtggaatgggaggtaatttgcaaagttaatgagaaaagtgattgccaataatgctctcgaagccatcattgcccacgttaagagtcacgttaactaagttaacgtgagctctaacgtgaagaagggaatttgagccaacgttagtgacacttaacattatcactaacgttggccaatgatcataagtggctacgttagagtccacgttaacttggttaacgtggcctctaatgttaaaagggggaaggaagccaacgttagtgacactcaacattgtcactaacgttggcctaaggtgcaatataccacgttaactcccacgttaacttggttaacgtgggagctaacgtaagaggcaagggtggtcgacaacgttagtgacacccaacattgtcactaacgttggaagcaaccacaaaccccaaggagccacgttaaccttctacgttaacttagttaacgtggaagctaacggcaatgagtgaaagatgagccaacgttagtgacactcaacattgtcactaacgttggggatggctaagaatggccacgttagaagccacgttaacctagttaacgtggactctaacgtgagacataggggcacattggaacgttagtgacaatgttgaatgtcactaacgttctcgaaggttggcaaggccacgttagaagccacgttaacctagttaacgtggactctaacatgagacataggggcacattgaaacgttagtgacaatgttgagtgtcactaacgttttcGAAGGAtggcaaggccacgttagaagccatgttaacctagttaacgtgggctctaacgtgaggcaaaggggtacattgaaacgttagtgacaatgttgagtgtcactaacgttctcgaactcatactttcactaaaacgtcaacacccctaacgtcctgagctaaagtctctgcccacttcgcactttctctctgcaagtaaacccaagcccaaatgaagaagagaactgcttcaaactcaaggcccaagacttgaagaaccaactagaagctgagaagagtagtatatataggagtagctttgaattattgaGGGGAGTTTTGGGGGAAaatagcactactctctgtatttttactctgctcttctagttccatgatgtattctccatctttgttttcattttctagagctatgaacaactaaacccctttcattgggttagggagctctattgtaagttgatggatcaatactaattttcattcttcttcttctatcttttctcttgattttacttgaaatctttcgatcttcatcccattgggtagttatcttggaaaatgagctattcaaacttggatctcttctgaaccttgaaagaggaatgtcatctcttctcatgagcaattgaccaaggaattggctattgatcaagatttgagagattgaattgcaagaaattgtaattcaatcaattaagattgccaaggagatcaatgagtgcattgattgaggaagagatgaaaatgaacttgatccgaagaattgcaacatctcctgcacccaatgaactccccaattctgatctcacccattctctttaatttctgcatttactttcatgagcaaacaccccattcccatttacaattctacaatttactttcagtcatttactttcagcactttaattctagcatttactttttctgttatttatattcccgccatttaatttctgcaaatctcaacccaaattctgaattcgctcaactagaactttcttctaattaaagttgcttgatcaatcaatccctgtgagattcgacctcactctattgtgagtttttacttgacgacagattcggtacacttgccgaaggaaatctgttgagagacagtttccacTTGCATCAGGAAGTGTGTTTATTTTGTTGGATAAATGAATTTTCATAATGACATTGTTCTTGCTTAGCAAAAATACATGGCAACTTGGCATCTTTTGATACTTTGTAGTTCTtgttttagagatattttttggTGGTATTCTTTTGATGTCTTGAGaatgattaaatattatatagatTAGCTATTGTCATTAGATTTATAAAGAACCAAATTCTAGTTGTAATGAACCTATACGTTTTAAAAAATgactttagtattaattttacctttaaaaaaaattatggtttgaaaattgaatttctaattattaattttagttttttcaaACCGGTTTGGAACCAGTTTCTCTCTTCAATCCTTTTTTGGTTTGGTTTCATGAACTATAAAACTGGTTCTGAAGTGGATCCAGTTTGGATTTATAAAAATCCAAACCATGCCCACCCCTATATGAATCTATATAATTGATCTTAATCACCAAAATATGAAACGAGATAGAGTTTAAGCTGCCATAAGAACATTCAGAAATTAGTATTGTGattctttttgaaaattcaatggtttttggttaattttgcttatttgattataaattgtacctaatttatgctattttttttgggtaattaACGTTAGTCACTATAAATTGCAGGAAGCATCAAATAGTCAAAGACACACAAGTGATCAAAATGTGCATAATGTTAGTGATCATgtggatgaagatgtaacttcTGATGCGGTGGATATGGATCAATATCGCATAAACTCTTGGGAAGATATTGGTAAGATTGATTTTTCAAGTCTatctatgaaaaatatttgtcaATTGCACTTTGCTGATCTTGGCTTGgcattcaaattttataattcataTGCCAATATGAGGGGCTTCAGTGTGCGAAAGAATAGGAGTAGAATAGTTGATGGAAAAGTTAGAGAAAAAGCATATGTTTGTTCTTGTGAAGGGTATAGATTAGAAAAATGGAACCATATGAAAAATCGAGTTAGGGAGCCAAAACCAGAGACAAGATGTGGTTGTATGAGTAAACTTCATGTTTTCTTCGATGCGGTAACTGAGAGTTGGATAGTGAGAGATTTTTGTGATGAACACAACCATGATCTTGTTGTTCCAAAGTTAGCAAGAATGTTAAGATCTCACAAGAAAATGACTGAGCCTGACATTAGTCAAATGAACCATATGAAAGAGGTGGGGATCAGCATACCAAACATATTTGGGTCATTAGCTAGCCAGTGTGGTGGGTACGAGAAcgttaatttttcaattaaggATATGCACAATCAAGTTGCGAAGCAAAGAAGACAATTACCTGATGATTTAACATCTGCAATGGCTTACCTGGAAACACTAGCAGCAAGGGATCGAAACTTGTTCTATAGTGTTGAAAAGGGCAGAGAAGGAGTGTTTCGGCAAATTTTTTGGTGTGATGGCCGGTGTCAGTTGGATTACGATCTGTTCGGGGATGTGCTAGCATTTGACGCCACATATAAGAAGAATAGATACAGATTGCCGGTGGTAATATTCTCGGGAGTTAACCACCATAATCAAACCGTTGTATTTGGTGCTACGATAGTTTCAAATGAGAGGAAAAGCACCTATGTGTGGTTACTAAAACAGCTTCTCATAGCAATGAAGGGAAAGATACCGACTTCAGTTATTACGGATGGTCATCAATCGATGGCTATCGCTATTCATGAAGTGTTTCCAAATGCACATCATAGGTTATGTGCATGACACTTGATGCGTAATGCAATAAGCAATATTCACAAACCTCAGTTTACGAAAATGTTTACAAAGTTAATGCTAGGTGATTACGAAGTTGGTGTGTTCGAACAAAAGTGGGAGGAAATGGTTGGATTCTTTGGAGTGAAAGATCGGGAATGGATAGTAGATATGTATGGGAAAAGAAACATGTGGGCTACCGCTCATATCCGAGGAAAATTCTTTACTGGGTTTAGAACGACTTCGAGGTGTGAAAGTCTACATGCTGTCCTCAAAAGATATGTTAAATCACGCCATAATTTGACAGAATTTGTTCAACACTTCCAGCGTTGTTTGAGCTACATGCGGCACAGAGAGGATTTGACAGACTTTAAATCATCAACTGGACAACCTGTAATGCAGACACACTTTCAACAATTAGAAAGGTCAGCAGCTACCATTTATACCCGGCAAATTTTTATGTTGTTCCGTTCAATGCTCCACAAGGCCAGCACATTGAAGGTAATATATGAAAAGGAAACGAGTTCTTGCAAGATTTATCAGGTGTCAAAATTTTACAAGCCTAACATGATATGGCATGTGTCTTTTCACGGAGAGCAAGATGAATTTAAATGCTCATGCATGAGAATGGACTCCATAGGTATTCCATGCAGTCATATACTTGCtgttttgggttttctagacaTTGTAGAGCTGCCAAAATCATTAGTGCTGCGAAGATGGACTAGAAAAGCGAAGGAAGGCATTAGTGGGTATGATGACATGGGCAGCTTGATGGAGGATTCCTTGGCTATCAGTCGGCGTGCATGTTTGGCACATTGGTGTAAACAAATTATGAATGAAGGGTGCCTAAAAGGGGATCTTTTTAATGAATCATGAGATGCATTGGTAAATATACTTTCATGTATTAGGGCTCATAGTGGGGACAATAACATGATGAAGGGGCATGCGGAATACATGTACGAAGACCTTGCAAAGAATGCAAGTACTGAGATAGAGACCACAAGGAAGCCTAAGCGTTGCAGCTACTGTCGCAAGGGGGGTCATAACATTGCTACGTGTTCCATGAGGAAAATGGATGAAAGGACTCCCCAATTTGATGATGACGCTGCGGAGAATATTGAGGGTGAAGACTACTCCTTCGTAGATGCTGAAAGTGATGAGTATGTTGACACTGAATGGTTTGAGGAGGAAGATGTAAGTTCAATACATTTAAGTTCAAGTATATTTTGTTACATATAATATTGTATGGCTAGCTCATAAGCCTTCCTATTTGCTATTTTGATCCTGGAATATTTAGATTCCTCAAGGTATTATGAACAGAGTGGTGGCGAGACTGAGTCCTCAATGGATTACGATTCTAgtggtataaaatattttaaattttattttttattttttgttatactTAGTTTACTctttttaaacttaaaaatatgTTGCTTAAATTTTAGGggcaaatgatgatgatgaggcagAGTTGTGAACCATCCGTTGCAACAATCAAAGAGGAGTTTAACAGCACCTTTTTTCTGTTTCTATTAGTTTTACTGTTGGAACTTGGTTACATCACTCTGAATCTTAAATACTTTAGAACAGGAAAATGAgttattcatttcatttttatGAATGTACTTATATTTGGATGATTGTTGCTGCTTAGTGTTTGCAGCCAAGAATGCTTTTTAGtgatttttggaattttgattTATGTTATGGCTTAGTTTCAATATGAATCAACATTAGTTTGTCCAATTTGTAGAAAGGTCTCCGTGACATTTGATCCATTCATGTATTTATCATTCAGATAAGGGATTGTTGTTCCCTCATTAATCTGCAACATGATTGTGACCTGACTTCATTGCATCCTTATTTGAGCATAAGCTATATTGGTTTATCTTTATTTGACAATAGTTCTCTCTTCTACTGGC is part of the Arachis duranensis cultivar V14167 chromosome 1, aradu.V14167.gnm2.J7QH, whole genome shotgun sequence genome and encodes:
- the LOC107483361 gene encoding protein FAR1-RELATED SEQUENCE 5-like, with the protein product MRGFSVRKNRSRIVDGKVREKAYVCSCEGYRLEKWNHMKNRVREPKPETRCGCMSKLHVFFDAVTESWIVRDFCDEHNHDLVVPKLARMLRSHKKMTEPDISQMNHMKEVGISIPNIFGSLASQCGGYENVNFSIKDMHNQVAKQRRQLPDDLTSAMAYLETLAARDRNLFYSVEKGREGVFRQIFWCDGRCQLDYDLFGDVLAFDATYKKNRYRLPVVIFSGVNHHNQTVVFGATIVSNERKSTYVWLLKQLLIAMKGKIPTSVITDGHQSMAIAIHEVFPNAHHRLCA